CATTGAGTGTGAAGCAGAGAACAGGGCCTGAGAGGAAAAGTCACAGGGCCCAAGGCTGCTGCCGGTGTCAAACGGAATCCCTGATCAGTATTCGAGGGATCGTCTTCCCTTCATTCCCTCAGAGATTTTATCTTTAATTGTGTCAGAGAGCAGGGTGGAACCTCAGAGTCACTCTCTGGTACAGGATCTGGAAACCCAGGAGGATTCCTCTCCCTCAGGACCAGAGGGAGGGCGATATTCTAGTGTTGGTCCCATTTGTCTCCCCTCCTTGTGGGAGGCCAGCCCGGGAGATCTACAGGCGATCAGGGAGGCGCCCTGTGGCCCCTGGTACCCGCGCGCTGCAGCGTCTCCTTCCCGTTCTCCAGGTATCTGCGGAGCCACTCCACGCACGTCCCCTCCAGGTAGGTTCTGTGCTGCTCCGCCGCACGGGCCGCCTCCCACTTCCGCTGGGTGTTCTGAGCCGCCATGTCCGCGGCCGTCCAGGAGCGCAGGTCCTCGTTCAGGGCGATGTAATCCCTGCCGTCGTAGGCGAACTGTTCATACCCGCGGAGGAGGCGCCCGTCGGGCCCCAGGTCGCAGCCGTACATCTCCTGGATGGTGTGAGACCCTGGCCCCGCCCCCGCGGTCAGTCCAGTCCCCggagccccgccccgccccgcccaacCCGCGGGGATTTTGGCCTAAACTAAAAAGGAAATCGGGCAAAGGGGCCTGGGGCTCTCCCGGGTCAAGGGTCTCGGGGTCCCGCGGCTTCGGGGTGGATCTGGGACCCAGAGACTCGGGGCCACCCGGGCCGTCCGTGGGGAATGGGGAGGGGTCGTGACCTGCTCCCCGGGCCGGGGTCACTCACCGCCCTGGCTCTGGTTGTAGTAGCGGAGCAGGGTCCGCAGGTTCCCTCGGTAGGTCTGTGTCGCGGTCTTCATGTTCTGTGTCTCCTGGTCCCAATACTCTGGACCCTCCTGCTCCACCCATGGCGCCCGCGGCTCCATCCTCGGACTCTCGGCGTCGCTGTCGAACCGCACGAACTGCGTGTCGTCCACGTAGCCCACGGCGAAGAAGTAGGGCTCCGCGCGGCCGGGCCGGGACACGGCGGTGTAGAAATACCTCATGGAGTGAGAGCCTGGGGGCGAGGAGAGGCTGAGACCCGCCCGACCCTCCTCCCTGCGCGGCTCCCCGGGTCCTGCGCCCCCGCCGGGCGGGCCCCTCGCTGCTTCCCGAGGAGGCCGTTTCCCTCCCGACCCCGCACTCACCCGCCCGGGTCTGGGTCAGGGCCAGGGCCCCTGAGAGCACCAGGAGGAGGGTTCGGGGCGCCATGACCGCCATCCTCGGCGTCTGCGGAGAATCTGAGTCCTGGTGGGTGAGTGGGGACTTTAGAACCGGGACTGTGGCGACGCTGATTGGCATCTCTAGAAACCCGACACCCAATGGGAGTGAGAACTGGGTCCCCGTCGTGAGTATTCCGGAAGAAGGACACGACGCAGGTTGTCAGAAGAAGAGAAACTGCGGAGATGGGGAATCCCCAACGCTGGGACTCCCTAATCCATACACCGCCTTCGGGGCCTGAGACCCTGAGAGCCACACCTGGGGCCCTGGGACTTCGCCCTGACACCGCTCCTCTTGTGCCAACCGCTGTCTCAATGTCTCCCTGAGTCTTGGCCCAGGAGCTGTCTGAGAAACCAGGGAGAACCCCTGGGCATGGGCCCCGTTCCTCTCCCTTCACTTTTCATCCCGGAATCTCCATCCCTGAACTGGactccctgcctcccactcctTACCTGTCCCCTTGGACTCTTCTAGAAGAAAACTCACCCCACGGAGCTTGGTGCCAGACACTGAGCTTACTCTGGGAATGAAGGtatagagactttttttttttttttggtggttgttttttttaaaatctggaaaaGTTGTGCCTGAGTGCGTGAGACAGAATAAAGATCAGTTTGCTGTTTGTTTATTAAATACATTGGGTAGTAGAATCTTGGTAACCCCCGAACGATCAGGAATCTAATCGGTAAAAAATGTGACTTTGGCCCCTTGATTTATAAATGTGTCCAAAAGCGTTACAACAGGACTCACAAAGCTCCTAAATTTCACTTTCGCAAACAATGTATCTGTGACTCCCACTTGTCGTATTTTAAATGTACCATCATTCCATAGCTCTGAGTTTCTGTGTGAGTCCAGGATATTTCCTCAGTATAAACTAGCACACTGTGTTACTATATGTTGCAACCAGGAGACATATAGTTTGCAGACTATATGTCCGCAAACAGTACAGACTATTCACCTCACAGTTGCAACTGTTCAGTGCAGTCACAGTGCCCCTCACCAGTGCTCATGCGCTGCCTGTTTTTAGGAAGTATCCATTTCTAagtgttgtgtgtatgtatatatatatatatatatatatatatatatatatatatattttttttttttttttttttttttttttttgatacggagtctcggtctgtcgcccaggctggagtgcagtggccagatctcagctcactgcaaactccgcctcccgggtttacgccattctcctgcctcagcctccagagtagctgggactacaggcgcccgccacctcccccggctagtttttttgtattttttagtagagacggggtttcactgtattagccaggatggtctcgatctcctgacctcgtgatccgcccgtctcggcctcccaaagtgctgggattacaggcttgagccaccgcgcccggcctgtgtatattttataggaacacttagtatttttaaaacctgattaacataaaaacaattaGTTTTTAGGCAGACCCACATAAGGTATTAAAGGCCAACTGCCAAGGACACCCTGCTAGGCTCTGTAGATGGATATATTAAAATCCATGAAACAATGTATTGAAACCTAAGAATTCTGCTGCTTTCGAATTCTTTCCTCTGGTCCTTTTCCTCAGCGCCTGCTTCTCCAGCCCTTCCTTCAGTTGCTCTCGTTCTTCAGACATTCCTTTCCCCTTAGTCCCCACCGCACTGTCACTTGTGAATTGTGACACTAGCACTGTCCCATGACCTGCTACGTGACTGTTGTCTTCACAGTGGTCCTGCTCCTGTCAGTCAGTGTGTCATTTCTCCACTTAAAACACTCCAGTGTCTCCACTTCGGTCTTGTGAAACTTCTGGAGTGTCAGGCAGGTGAGCATATGAAGGGATACCTGGTTCATCATAGGcactaaattaatttttattgacttCATGAATGAAATATGAGTGTATTATATTGCATCCCAGATAATTATGAAGTGTGAAACACTGAAAAAGttcagaaagattttattttatgtaactaGTGTGCATAGCAATTCATCAATTCATTCATGCACTACCACCCTTGGCAAAACAACACCCATTTATCTGCTTCTAGTTCATTGGTCAGAAATCTGGGCAAGATGTGGAGAGAATCTCTGTTCTGGGCTTCCAaaagctgtgttttcattttgaatcCTCCTTCAGGTTCATAGAGAGGTGGCAGAATGCAGTTTCTTACAGTTGTAAGACTCAAGTCCCTGTTCCTTGCTGGTTGTCAATATAGAGAACGGGGAGGGCTGTGCTCAATTCCTGGTGCTCACCAGCGTTCTTTCCTACACagcgcccccccccccctttttttttttttttttggcagagtctcgctctgtagcccaggctggagtgcagtggtgcaatctcagctcactgcaagctccacctccctggttcacaccattctcctgtctcaccctcccaagtagctgggactacaggcgcccgccactacgctcggctaattttttttttttttttgtatttttagtagagacagggtttcaccgtgttagccaggatggcctcaatctcctgacctcttgatccgcctgcctcagcctcccaaagtactgggattacaagcgtgaaccactgcacctggcccaaagccCCTTCATTTTCAAAGCCCATGGTGGAGGAAACCCCTCATGCTGAATCCCTCTCACAGTGTTTCTCTATGCTCAGGAAGAACCCAGTCCTTTCAAGGGCTCACCTGATTAGGACAGTCCAAGCAGGAGAAACCCAGCCTAAAGTCAACTAACTGAGCCCCTTATTTATATCTGCTAAATCCCTTCACAGCAGCACCTACATTAGAGTTGGTTGAATCACTGGGGAAAGGTGAATGACCAGGAGCTGGATGTTGGGGCCATCATAGAATCAGCCCAGCAAGGGCTGgatcttccttttctgtttaatTGAGACACAGTAGGAAATTGAAGTTCAAGTAAAGTGATCATTGTGAACGATATTAAACTACATCCTCTTTGGCCATGGAAATTCTCCTtaccttttaaaactaaattacaTGTTTAATATCTTATAATTACTTTAGGCCatatgtggtggctcacgcctgctaTCCTAGCACTGTGGAAGGCAGAGGAAGGCAGATTTGTTGACTCCAGAAGTTCacgatcagcctgggcaaaacccccatctctacaaaaatattagaaaattagtcaggcatggtggttcattcctgtagtcccagctactcaggaggctgagatcagagggtcccttgagcccaggaggtcgacaCTGCAGTGCAtggtgatcatgccaccacactccagcctgggttacaaagtgagaccttgtctcgaaaataataatgataatgatgatacaTTTGGAGCAAATGCAATTTAACATGTAATAATACATCCTCTTTTGTGAAAAcgtattatttatttactattgaGTAACAAATTATGTAACACTTAACTCAAAACAACAAATATTCATCATCTCCCACAGTTTCCAATGGTCAGGAATCCAGGAGAAGTTTCCCTGAGTGCTTCTGGCTCAGGACCTCTCACAAGGTTGCAGTCCAGTTGTCAGTCAAGGGCTGCATCATCTGAGGGCTTCACTGGGGCTGAGGATTCACAAGAAAGATGGATCAGTCACATGGCTGTTGGAAAAGGCCTAGTTCCTTGTTATCTAGTCCCAGAAGGCCTCAGTTCTCAGTCACATGGACCTTCCTGCAGGGCTGCTTATGGCACAGCAGCTGGATTCCCCCAGAGCTCATGAtcccagagacagagagagagagaaggtggaagctgcagtgagttttATGTTCTACACCCAACGTCACAAACTGTTATGTCAGCATTATTCTATAAGTTagaagttgtattagtccattctcacactgctataaagaaatacctgagatggggtgatttataaaggaaagaggtttaactgactcacagttctgcattgctgagGAGCTTGCCCCAGGAAACTTAGAGTCATGGCAGAAgtggaagcaaacatgtccttcttcacatggtggcaggagagagaaatgcagAATGAAGCAGGGAGATaccccttatagaaccatcacatctcatgagaattccctcagtatcatgagaacagcatgggggaactgtccccatgatccagtcacctcctatgTGGTTCCTCCCCCAACAgatagggattacaattcgaatgacaattcaagatgagatttgggtgggaacacagagctaGTCCATATCAGAAGTGCCTCATTAAGTCCAAGCCACACTCAAGAGAGGGAATTAAGCTGCACCTCTGGAAAGGAACAGTATCAAAGGATTTGAATATatgttaaaagcaaaattaaaactattgtttctggtttttcaaaatcaaagacttctattatctaattatttttcattaactcTTTAAGCttgtcttttaatttaattttattttaagttccagggtacctgtgcaggatgtgcaggtttgttacataggtaaacatgtgccatggtggtttgctgcacctatcaactcatcacctaggcATTAACCCtggcatgcattagctgtttttgCTAATGATCCTCCCAACCACTGCCctctcccaacaggccccagtgtgtgttgttcctcttgctgtgtccatgtgttctcattgcttagTTCCCAATTATAAAAGAGAACATGTGTtatttggtttactgttcctgtgtgagtttcctgaggataatggcttccagctcatCCATATCCTTGAAAAGGActtgatctcattcctttttatggctgcataatattccatggtgtatatgtaccatattttctttatccacttcatcattgatgggcatttgggttgattccatgtcttcgctgAAGACTATTCACTATTccactgtgaatagtgctgcaatgagtgtaaacatgcatatatctttataatagaatgatttacattcctttgggtatatatcctgtattggaattgctgggtcaaatggtatttctggttctaaatctttgaggaattgccacactgtcttccacaatggattAACCAAGTTACTTTTCctctaacagtgtaaaagcattcctgtttctctgcaacctcgccagcatctgttgtttcttgactttttaataattgccattctgactagcatgagatggtatctcatttgtggttttgatttgcatttctgtaatgatccgtgatgttgacctttttttcatatttttgttggccACATGTGCGTCtacttctgagaagtgtctgttcaggtcctttgtccactttttaatgaagttgtttttttcatgtaaatttgcttaagttctttgtagattctgagtattagacctttgtcagatgagtagattgcacacattttctcccattccgtaggatgtctgtttgctctgatgatagtttgtttgctgtgcagaagctcttttgtttaattagatcccatttgtcaagttttgcttttgtggcaGATGCTTTTGGCGATttcatcataaattctttgcccaCCCCTATGTctggaatggtattgcctagattttcttctagggtttttctagttttggattttacgtttaagtctttaatccatcttgagttaacttttgtgtaAAATGTAaggagggggtccagtttcaattttctgcatatggctagccagttctcgcagcatcatttattaaatagggaatcctttctccattgcttgtttttgtcaggtttgttgaagatcaaatggttgtagatgtgcagtctcttttctgagttctctattctgtcccgttggtttatgtgcctgtttttgtaaccttgtagtatagttttaagtggggtagcctgatgcctccagctttttctttttgcttaggattcttCTGGCTATACAAGCTTTTTTGgatccacatgaattttaaaatagtttttttctaattccatgataagcttctctttttaaattcatgATTAAAAGTTTGAGACATCACAGAGCTTTGGGTGCTGAGGGAAACACAGTTGGAGACAGAGTAAGGAGATACAGCAGTATCTCAGTTTTTCCTGCCAATACCATTGTTATTAAATAACAATGTTCTCTTCAATGAGTTAACACAGTTGAGAACATAGAGTAACTAGATCAAATAGTTCCAAGACTTCAGTCCCTTAAAACTAACGCCTTGCAAATAAGTCTTTGTTTTGTCTAAGATGTCTCAAATTTAGTGGAAATATGCCCCAAGCACCAATTTTCTTATTGAAATATCATCTTCACTAAACATTTGcctgcacttaaaaaaaaagaaagaaagaaagaaactctgctctatggagtagctgttcttttgtttctttacttctctaataaagTTGCattcacttagaaaaaaattGCCTAATCAAATCATTTTTCACTTACAAAAACGTGAATCTCATACTTTATTCAGCCCATCTAGCTTAACACGATGCCAATAACTTTGGTTTGATGCCGTAGCCCGAAATGGTTAGCTCGAATTGAGaaacaagttttttttgtttttttttccccaaaaactg
This is a stretch of genomic DNA from Rhinopithecus roxellana isolate Shanxi Qingling chromosome 4, ASM756505v1, whole genome shotgun sequence. It encodes these proteins:
- the LOC104678084 gene encoding HLA class I histocompatibility antigen, B-38 alpha chain-like, with protein sequence MPISVATVPVLKSPLTHQDSDSPQTPRMAVMAPRTLLLVLSGALALTQTRAGSHSMRYFYTAVSRPGRAEPYFFAVGYVDDTQFVRFDSDAESPRMEPRAPWVEQEGPEYWDQETQNMKTATQTYRGNLRTLLRYYNQSQGGSHTIQEMYGCDLGPDGRLLRGYEQFAYDGRDYIALNEDLRSWTAADMAAQNTQRKWEAARAAEQHRTYLEGTCVEWLRRYLENGKETLQRADPPKTYVTHHPVSDHEATLRCWALGYYPAGITLTWQRDGEEQTEDTELVETRPTGDGTFQKWAAVVVPSGEEQRYTCHVQHEGLPKPLTLRWEPFFQSTIPIVGIIAGLVLLGTVVTGAVVAAVMCRRKSSDKAGATLRLQAVTVPKVLMCLSRLVKCETAALCGIERQDLFTPSLCDLKNPDFLSAKAPECVCVPAGIM